A stretch of Mya arenaria isolate MELC-2E11 chromosome 14, ASM2691426v1 DNA encodes these proteins:
- the LOC128216745 gene encoding uncharacterized protein LOC128216745 isoform X2, with translation MDYHETNRTISVKDLTEKQHVTVKGSGEFFIGLDKGGVLVSDRERESVRVPLVRMEIQGSGGCVLAADNSDLPLVDNREDELAGEINMVDGLILHIAGRKLEFVVGPVVRPRRKLPRTPGNVIPDRPPPKPARASSATKKVVTDQAPPTSKVDLHESQPQEKTDDGVGQEWELLEDSCRVLPESEAEQLRTLDAPEKISVLAASRFTQQLRMSTDAVVTPKLLDDIFRLFTDTVDDCHEDYLEFLREMPAIRRPVPKGQLACHAPAVRLLTVLLKYSMEPVASVALLLDLLRTFSHFPANFPFMARYGTAAAVLGSMAAHGEAVKVQRNGADILARLALYCPAPGQKAPVREAAVDVLVRGSIRHQVDSDLSRAVCRTLANLAATLVKHIDNKLERVSHVDPRSDVLDAMERQESLLTYVFQEGVPAVQAAMTTLSTDLGVITEGRKFIFYYAKLPQLQQKIAKWKLESSGTDLTDARVDDDNSTSTSITSSVEPRRLLIAEMRHEQPEGILKASHHTGASDNSNQKRIVFADDTTGGTDSEDFSSEEEELSPDKQSFMQNETCQNTVIAQQVPTPGVSGGSPDESMEGSKYISNNAESLAEKEGQSDPFTGAIVRHLVRKSIRQRSHTAQPDDSDSSSEDELLQSLSGTTESASCQESKERISIKSDYGTEQYDDSKRGDADERRCEPPGTVSDHSGTLTADSPGHLFRDVDFLGKFVRTQIIVHVGSLVLQGEDTLVLSVIDQPLPSLLAAASAPSDFLEFAARHWGPEVTLMDLDPALIISVIDAVRYTSVTTDLVKSAMLDITRSVCEHAQLQAQTSGWLLDFYRRAFADKVLRSTLTDTTFLQSFREIFKTAAEKLDPLTSLDCLLEHNDGDDDETQAV, from the exons ATGGATTATCACGAAACAAACCGGACTATTTCTGTCAAAGACCTCACGgaaaaacaacatgtaaccGTCAAGGGCAGTGGTGAATTCTTCATAG GGCTGGACAAAGGTGGCGTTCTTGTGTCGGACCGAGAGCGGGAAAGTGTCCGTGTACCGCTTGTGCGGATGGAGATCCAGGGGAGCGGCGGCTGTGTCCTTGCGGCCGACAACTCCGACCTGCCACTTGTGGATAACAGAGAAGATGAGCTGGCGGGGGAAATAAACATGGTCGACG GTCTAATACTTCATATAGCCGGACGTAAACTGGAATTCGTAGTCGGCCCGGTGGTGCGACCCCGACGGAAGTTGCCACGGACTCCTGGCAACGTCATCCCCGACAGACCTCCCCCCAAGCCAGCCAGAGCATCATCCGCG accAAAAAAGTAGTAACCGACCAAGCTCCGCCCACCTCTAAGGTAGACCTACATGAATCACAACCACAGGAAAAGACGGACGACGGTGTTGGCCAGGAGTGGGAGTTGCTCGAGGACAGCTGCCGCGTCCTACCGGAATCGGAAGCAGAGCAGTTGAGGACGCTAGACGCTCCCGAGAAGATCAGCGTCCTGGCTGCCAGCAGGTTCACTCAACAGCTGCGCATGTCCACGGACGCAGTTGTCACTCCAAAACTGTTGGATGATATATTCCGGCTTTTCACA GACACGGTAGATGATTGTCACGAGGATTACCTGGAATTTCTACGGGAAATGCCGGCCATCCGTCGTCCCGTCCCGAAAGGTCAGCTTGCCTGTCACGCACCCGCAGTCCGCCTTCTGACTGTCCTCCTCAAATACAGCATG GAGCCAGTAGCATCCGTCGCGCTATTGTTAGACCTTCTGAGAACGTTCAGCCATTTTCCCGCCAATTTCCCCTTTATGGCCAGGTACGGGACCGCAGCGGCCGTGTTAGGATCTATGGCTGCCCATGGGGAGGCGGTTAAGGTACAAAGGAACGGTGCGGACATACTCGCCCGGCTTGCGTTATACTGCCCGGCACCAGGGCAAAAG GCGCCCGTACGGGAGGCGGCGGTGGATGTTCTGGTTCGCGGAAGTATACGGCACCAAGTTGATTCCGACCTCAGCCGGGCTGTGTGCCGCACCCTTGCCAACCTCGCCGCTACACTCGTCAAACATATCGACAACAAACTAGAGCGAG TATCGCATGTGGACCCGAGGTCTGATGTTCTTGACGCAATGGAGCGACAGGAAAGTCTACTCACGTACGTGTTCCAGGAGGGAGTCCCCGCCGTCCAGGCCGCAATGACGACACTTTCGACAGATCTCGGCGTTATCACCGAGGGACGCAAGTTTATATTCTATTACGCCAAACTACCACAGCTGCA GCAGAAAATCGCCAAATGGAAACTGGAATCGTCTGGAACAGATCTCACAGACGCTCGCGTGGACGACGACAATAGCACGAGCACCAGTATCACATCAAGCGTAGAACCAAGACGTCTTCTTATTGCAGAGATGCGCCACGAGCAACCAGAGGGAATACTCAAAGCCAGTCACCACACTGGCGCATCCGATAACAGTAACCAGAAGAGGATCGTGTTTGCAGACGACACTACTGGCGGAACGGACAGCGAAGATTTCTCTTCTGAAGAGGAAGAGCTGTCTCCAGATAAACAGAGCTTCATGCAAAATGAAACTTGCCAGAATACCGTCATAGCGCAACAAGTTCCGACACCTGGTGTATCTGGCGGCTCACCAGATGAATCGATGGAAGGatcaaaatatataagtaaCAATGCAGAAAGTTTGGCCGAAAAGGAAGGCCAATCTGACCCATTTACCGGTGCAATAGTCCGCCATCTTGTTCGAAAGTCAATTCGACAACGGAGCCACACAGCGCAACCCGATGACAGCGACTCAAGTAGCGAGGATGAGCTGCTTCAATCTCTCTCTGGGACGACAGAGAGCGCTAGTTGCCAGGAGAGTAAAGAAcgtatttcaataaaaagtgATTATGGGACAGAACAATATGATGACTCCAAACGTGGCGATGCTGATGAAAGACGATGTGAACCGCCAGGAACAGTCAGTGACCACAGTGGGACATTGACAGCGGACAGTCCTGGCCATTTGTTTAGAGATGTAGACTTTCTTGGAAAGTTTGTCAGGACGCAG aTTATAGTCCATGTTGGCTCTCTTGTGCTGCAAGGCGAGGACACCCTCGTACTCTCTGTGATCGATCAGCCACTTCCGTCTCTCCTGGCCGCCGCCTCTGCACCGTCTGACTTTCTGGAGTTCGCCGCCCGTCACTGGGGACCAGAAGTGACGTTGATGGACCTGGATCCCGCACTCATTATCAGCGTCATTGATGCTGTCAGATACAC CTCAGTGACGACGGATCTTGTTAAGTCGGCGATGTTGGACATAACAAGAAGCGTATGTGAGCATGCGCAGCTTCAAGCGCAGACTTCCGGTTGGCTCCTTGACTTTTACCGCAGGGCATTCGCAGACAAGGTCCTGAGATCCACCCTTACAG aCACGACCTTTTTACAATCATTCCGAGAGATTTTCAAAACAGCTGCAGAGAAACTTGATCCATTGACGTCACTGGACTGTCTGCTAGAACacaatgatggtgatgatgatgaaacaCAGGCGGTGTGA
- the LOC128216527 gene encoding glutamyl-tRNA(Gln) amidotransferase subunit C, mitochondrial-like, with protein sequence MALLIPLCGRVMLGSGRHTLKNKSVECCKLLSAKCFSTKVPSEPQWREIDPASLPKVPELDSEMIAHLERLSLVDFNNVEGVERLRSAIEYAGQLSVVDTAGVEPMFSMLEDQELALQDDVVSEGGCREDVLQNASKIEEDYFVAPPGNIPLIQTKKLSDKKT encoded by the coding sequence ATGGCGTTGTTGATACCTTTATGTGGTAGAGTAATGCTCGGATCTGGCAGACACACATTAAAAAACAAGTCTGTTGAGTGCTGTAAACTGTTGAGTGCAAAGTGCTTCAGCACTAAGGTGCCCAGTGAGCCCCAATGGCGAGAAATTGACCCGGCCTCCTTGCCGAAAGTCCCTGAACTTGACAGTGAAATGATAGCCCACCTTGAGCGATTGTCTCTCGTTGATTTCAATAATGTGGAAGGTGTGGAGCGATTGAGGAGCGCCATTGAGTATGCGGGGCAGCTGTCAGTGGTGGACACTGCTGGGGTGGAGCCAATGTTCTCTATGTTGGAGGACCAGGAGCTGGCCCTGCAAGATGATGTTGTGAGTGAGGGTGGGTGTAGGGAAGATGTGCTGCAGAACGCCTCGAAGATAGAGGAGGATTACTTTGTGGCTCCGCCTGGAAACATACCCCTCATTCAGACAAAGAAGCTCTCAGACAAGAAGACCTAA
- the LOC128216745 gene encoding uncharacterized protein LOC128216745 isoform X1, which produces MDYHETNRTISVKDLTEKQHVTVKGSGEFFIGLDKGGVLVSDRERESVRVPLVRMEIQGSGGCVLAADNSDLPLVDNREDELAGEINMVDGLILHIAGRKLEFVVGPVVRPRRKLPRTPGNVIPDRPPPKPARASSATKKVVTDQAPPTSKVDLHESQPQEKTDDGVGQEWELLEDSCRVLPESEAEQLRTLDAPEKISVLAASRFTQQLRMSTDAVVTPKLLDDIFRLFTDTVDDCHEDYLEFLREMPAIRRPVPKGQLACHAPAVRLLTVLLKYSMEPVASVALLLDLLRTFSHFPANFPFMARYGTAAAVLGSMAAHGEAVKVQRNGADILARLALYCPAPGQKAPVREAAVDVLVRGSIRHQVDSDLSRAVCRTLANLAATLVKHIDNKLERAGYPVVSHVDPRSDVLDAMERQESLLTYVFQEGVPAVQAAMTTLSTDLGVITEGRKFIFYYAKLPQLQQKIAKWKLESSGTDLTDARVDDDNSTSTSITSSVEPRRLLIAEMRHEQPEGILKASHHTGASDNSNQKRIVFADDTTGGTDSEDFSSEEEELSPDKQSFMQNETCQNTVIAQQVPTPGVSGGSPDESMEGSKYISNNAESLAEKEGQSDPFTGAIVRHLVRKSIRQRSHTAQPDDSDSSSEDELLQSLSGTTESASCQESKERISIKSDYGTEQYDDSKRGDADERRCEPPGTVSDHSGTLTADSPGHLFRDVDFLGKFVRTQIIVHVGSLVLQGEDTLVLSVIDQPLPSLLAAASAPSDFLEFAARHWGPEVTLMDLDPALIISVIDAVRYTSVTTDLVKSAMLDITRSVCEHAQLQAQTSGWLLDFYRRAFADKVLRSTLTDTTFLQSFREIFKTAAEKLDPLTSLDCLLEHNDGDDDETQAV; this is translated from the exons ATGGATTATCACGAAACAAACCGGACTATTTCTGTCAAAGACCTCACGgaaaaacaacatgtaaccGTCAAGGGCAGTGGTGAATTCTTCATAG GGCTGGACAAAGGTGGCGTTCTTGTGTCGGACCGAGAGCGGGAAAGTGTCCGTGTACCGCTTGTGCGGATGGAGATCCAGGGGAGCGGCGGCTGTGTCCTTGCGGCCGACAACTCCGACCTGCCACTTGTGGATAACAGAGAAGATGAGCTGGCGGGGGAAATAAACATGGTCGACG GTCTAATACTTCATATAGCCGGACGTAAACTGGAATTCGTAGTCGGCCCGGTGGTGCGACCCCGACGGAAGTTGCCACGGACTCCTGGCAACGTCATCCCCGACAGACCTCCCCCCAAGCCAGCCAGAGCATCATCCGCG accAAAAAAGTAGTAACCGACCAAGCTCCGCCCACCTCTAAGGTAGACCTACATGAATCACAACCACAGGAAAAGACGGACGACGGTGTTGGCCAGGAGTGGGAGTTGCTCGAGGACAGCTGCCGCGTCCTACCGGAATCGGAAGCAGAGCAGTTGAGGACGCTAGACGCTCCCGAGAAGATCAGCGTCCTGGCTGCCAGCAGGTTCACTCAACAGCTGCGCATGTCCACGGACGCAGTTGTCACTCCAAAACTGTTGGATGATATATTCCGGCTTTTCACA GACACGGTAGATGATTGTCACGAGGATTACCTGGAATTTCTACGGGAAATGCCGGCCATCCGTCGTCCCGTCCCGAAAGGTCAGCTTGCCTGTCACGCACCCGCAGTCCGCCTTCTGACTGTCCTCCTCAAATACAGCATG GAGCCAGTAGCATCCGTCGCGCTATTGTTAGACCTTCTGAGAACGTTCAGCCATTTTCCCGCCAATTTCCCCTTTATGGCCAGGTACGGGACCGCAGCGGCCGTGTTAGGATCTATGGCTGCCCATGGGGAGGCGGTTAAGGTACAAAGGAACGGTGCGGACATACTCGCCCGGCTTGCGTTATACTGCCCGGCACCAGGGCAAAAG GCGCCCGTACGGGAGGCGGCGGTGGATGTTCTGGTTCGCGGAAGTATACGGCACCAAGTTGATTCCGACCTCAGCCGGGCTGTGTGCCGCACCCTTGCCAACCTCGCCGCTACACTCGTCAAACATATCGACAACAAACTAGAGCGAG CCGGATATCCTGTAGTATCGCATGTGGACCCGAGGTCTGATGTTCTTGACGCAATGGAGCGACAGGAAAGTCTACTCACGTACGTGTTCCAGGAGGGAGTCCCCGCCGTCCAGGCCGCAATGACGACACTTTCGACAGATCTCGGCGTTATCACCGAGGGACGCAAGTTTATATTCTATTACGCCAAACTACCACAGCTGCA GCAGAAAATCGCCAAATGGAAACTGGAATCGTCTGGAACAGATCTCACAGACGCTCGCGTGGACGACGACAATAGCACGAGCACCAGTATCACATCAAGCGTAGAACCAAGACGTCTTCTTATTGCAGAGATGCGCCACGAGCAACCAGAGGGAATACTCAAAGCCAGTCACCACACTGGCGCATCCGATAACAGTAACCAGAAGAGGATCGTGTTTGCAGACGACACTACTGGCGGAACGGACAGCGAAGATTTCTCTTCTGAAGAGGAAGAGCTGTCTCCAGATAAACAGAGCTTCATGCAAAATGAAACTTGCCAGAATACCGTCATAGCGCAACAAGTTCCGACACCTGGTGTATCTGGCGGCTCACCAGATGAATCGATGGAAGGatcaaaatatataagtaaCAATGCAGAAAGTTTGGCCGAAAAGGAAGGCCAATCTGACCCATTTACCGGTGCAATAGTCCGCCATCTTGTTCGAAAGTCAATTCGACAACGGAGCCACACAGCGCAACCCGATGACAGCGACTCAAGTAGCGAGGATGAGCTGCTTCAATCTCTCTCTGGGACGACAGAGAGCGCTAGTTGCCAGGAGAGTAAAGAAcgtatttcaataaaaagtgATTATGGGACAGAACAATATGATGACTCCAAACGTGGCGATGCTGATGAAAGACGATGTGAACCGCCAGGAACAGTCAGTGACCACAGTGGGACATTGACAGCGGACAGTCCTGGCCATTTGTTTAGAGATGTAGACTTTCTTGGAAAGTTTGTCAGGACGCAG aTTATAGTCCATGTTGGCTCTCTTGTGCTGCAAGGCGAGGACACCCTCGTACTCTCTGTGATCGATCAGCCACTTCCGTCTCTCCTGGCCGCCGCCTCTGCACCGTCTGACTTTCTGGAGTTCGCCGCCCGTCACTGGGGACCAGAAGTGACGTTGATGGACCTGGATCCCGCACTCATTATCAGCGTCATTGATGCTGTCAGATACAC CTCAGTGACGACGGATCTTGTTAAGTCGGCGATGTTGGACATAACAAGAAGCGTATGTGAGCATGCGCAGCTTCAAGCGCAGACTTCCGGTTGGCTCCTTGACTTTTACCGCAGGGCATTCGCAGACAAGGTCCTGAGATCCACCCTTACAG aCACGACCTTTTTACAATCATTCCGAGAGATTTTCAAAACAGCTGCAGAGAAACTTGATCCATTGACGTCACTGGACTGTCTGCTAGAACacaatgatggtgatgatgatgaaacaCAGGCGGTGTGA